The region CAGCTCCATCTCCAATAATATAATAACCATCTTTAACCATAAAATTTTTATTTAGAAAATTTGGTTTATTGGAATATGTTTTAATTTCTGGATAATAAAGTATTGTTGATGGGTGTAAAACACCAGGAACAATAGAATCAAGTTTTTTTAATGCACTCCAAATATCTCTTAAAATTTTTGCTGGCATGCTTAAACTTAAATCACCTGCAACTGCATTGGATAAGGTTGGTTTAAAATCATATAAATCATCATTGAAGGTTTCTTTTTTACTTCTTTGTCCTAATCTAAAGTCACCAACCCTTTGCATAATAACAGAACCACCACTTAATTGCATAACCATTTCACCTAAGATTTTTCCAAACTGTTGACCACTTACAACAGGTTCTGTTAATCTAATAGTTTTTAACATAGCAAAATTTACAAGATTATTAGGTTTTTTATCCCTAGACATTGAGTGTCCATTTACTGAATAATACCCCTTATACTTTTCTCTTACTATATGAGCACAACCTGAGTTTGTACAAAAGGTTCTTACTTTATTTGGAAAAAGAATTTTAGGGTCATAATACTCTTTTACAATAGGATAGTTTTCTTCTCTTGTTTCAACTCTTATCCCTATATCTACAATATTATCATTATAAGTTACACCTAACTTATCCATTTGTTCTTGCATCCAGTCATAATCTGCACGCCCAGGACCTAGAATTATATCTTTAAATTCTATTTTAAAATTGTCACTTAGTATTAATTCTTTTTTATCTGAAACTAACTCTTTTACTTCTGTTTCAAGTGCTACTGTTACATTTAAATCTCTTAATTGCTCAATTAAACCATTTATTAATGCTGATGATTTGTCGGTACCAACATGTGCCTGATCAATTGCTAATATATTTACATCTAGTTTTTGTGCTCTTTGAATATATTTCTCAATGTTTAGTCTTGTTTCCATTTTTGGTTTTAAATGGTTTGCAACTTCTATTAATAGTTTTTGAGCTTCATCTTTTTCCCAATGTTCTAAAGGAAATCCCACTGGATAGGTATAGTTTTGTTTACAATCATTTCTTAAACCACCAGAACTAATCTTTTTCTTTTCTATAAGTAAAATACTTTTATTAGAATTTTCTGCAAGTTTAAAAGCTGCACCTAGAGCTGACGGACCTGAGCCTACAATAATTACATCGTAGTATGAGTTTAGTTTAATATTTTCCATAAATTAATTATATCAGAACTAAAAAATTAAATACAGAAAAATATTTCAAACTATATCACCAAGATGTAATCAAAACAGCATATAATTAAAAAGATTATTTACAATATATACAATTGGATTAAAATGATTACTATCCCATATTTTAAATTTTTTGAATTTTTATTAATATTTATTTGTTTACCACTATTATTTGTTTATAAAATATTATCACCATTTTTTATAATACCAACACTGTGGATTTTAACATTTTATATACTATATATTACAAGTATTGGTAATAGCAAAGTTATATTTGACAAAATAAAAAAATCAGATTTGCATTATGTATTAAAAAGATTTTTTTATTTTGCATGTTTCTTATTGATTTTTACATACTTATTTTATGAAGATAGATTATTTAATTTTATTTTAGAAAAACCAAAAGTATTTATATTTGTTTTGTTTTTGTATCCTATATTATCAGTAATACCTCAAGAGTTAATTTTCAGAAGATTTTTTCTTTTCAGATATGAGTTAATTTTTAGAAAAGAGGCTTTAATTGTATTAAATGCATTGGTTTTTGCATTTATACATATTATCTTTCAAAATTATATTGCAGTATTGTTTAGTTTAGTTGGTGGCTATTTATTTATGAAAACATACATAGAAAGTAAATCATTTACTCTCGTATGTATTGAACACAGTTTATATGGAAATTTTATTTTTGCAGTTGGTTTAGGGGAGTTCTTTTATCATGGAAATATAACTTAAAATACAAAAGCTATCTCAGTTATATTTATATTATATACTTCAACCTTGACCCCATCAGAATCTAAAATTGAATATTTGATAGAATAAGCTGATGGATCTTCGATTTCCATATTTTGAGCTACAAAATTAATATACTTTTTGTAATCAATTACTGAATATATAAATTTTACCTTCTTTTCAAATTTATCATCATCAATATATAAAGCATAGATCTGTTTATCTTTTTCTCTATCATATTTATCTAAAAAGTTTTTCTTATATAATTGTGTAGGAATATCAGAATTGTAATCTTTGCTATCATATAAATAGTAATCTTCTGTAAGTAGTTCTTCTAAGTTTTCACTTATTTCAAAATAGTTGTATTTTTTATAGTTTTGATTATCTTCTATTAAATGTTGTTTTCTAATCATTGTTTCTCCTAAAAATTTACTTTATATAATTTTCACTTTAATATATATAAAAGCAGTATTCTTTTGTTTAGCTTAAATAGTTCCCTAATTATATATACTTGTCCTTATTAAAAGGAAAGAAAAAAGAGAATTTATACATAGAAGTACCATAACTATTGACATTTAATAAAATTTTTATTATAATACGCGCCCACTAAAAGTGGTTAGAGTGCATTTTATGGCACATCTAACGAGTTCTTTAAAGGAAAAACATGGAAAAAATTAGATTAAAGCTTAAAGCTTACGATCATAGAGTTTTAGACAGAAGTGTTGCTTCAATTGTTGAAGCTGTTAAAAGAACTGGTGCTGAGTTGAGAGGTCCAATACCTTTACCAACAAAGATCAGAAAATATACAGTTCTTAAAGGTCCACACGTAAACAAAGACGCTAGAGAGCAATTTGAAATCAGAGTGCACACAAGAATGATTGATATCATTGCTGCAACTCCTGATACTGTTGATTCATTAATGAAACTTGACTTAGCTCCTGAAGTTGATGTTGAAGTTAGATCAATGGGTCAAGAATAATAAAGAAAGGGTAATAAATGGAATTTATCGTAGAAAAAATCGGTATGAGTAGAACTATTACAGTTCCTGCAACGCCAGTTACACTTTTAAAAGTTCTTGATACAAAAGTATGTGATGTAGCTGAGGGTGTAGCACTTGTTTCGTATGCTTCAGGGAAGAAATTCAATAAAGCAATCGAAGGTCAACAAAAAAAATATGGTTTAAGCAAAGAGTTTAACAGATTTGCAACAATGAATGTAGCAAATGCTGAAGCTGGTGATTTAGATGTATCTGGATTATCTGAAGCTAAAGTTTTAAAAACAACTTTTAAAACAAAAGGTAGAGGATTTCAAGGTGGAGTTAAAAGATGGAACTTCGCTGGTGGTAGAGCATCACACGGACACAGAATGGGTAGAAGAACAGGTTCTATCGGTAACTGTGAGTGGCCAGGTAGAGTTATGCCAGGTAAAAAAATGCCAGGACAATACGGAAATACAAATGTTACTGTTAAAAATGAAGTAGTTTCTTTTGACGCAGAAACAGGTATATTAGTTGTAAAAGGTTCAGTTTCTGGATCAAATGGTAGATTAGGAAGAGTAAGGATTGCTAAATGAGTAACGCTGTAGAAGTAAAAGCAAATGAGTTACCAGAATCTTTCAAAGAGATTAACTCACACAATTTATATCTTTATGTTAAATCTTACTTAGCAGCTCAAAGAGCAAACACTGCTAGAGTAAAAAACAGATCTGAAGTAAGCGGTGGTGGTAAAAAACCTAAAGCTCAAAAAGGTTCTGGTGGAGCTAGATGGGGTTCTAAAAGATCACCACTATTCGTTGGTGGGGGTCAAGTATTTGGACCTACAAAAAGAAACTACAATCAAAAAATCAATAAAAAGCAAAAAGCTTTAGCATTAAGTTATGCTATTAACGCTCAAGCTGAAAATGGTTCTTTATTTGTAGCTGATTCAATCAAAGTTGAGTCTGGTAAAACTAAAGATGCGGTTTCAATTATTAATGGACTAAACAAAAGAGATACTCTTGTAATTGTTGATTCAATTGAAGAGAAAACATACTTAGCGTTTAGAAACATTAAAAATTGTTATATGATTGAGAAACAAGAAGTAAATGCTTACATTGTTGCAGCATATCACTCAGTACTAGTTGAAAAATCAGTACTTGAATCATTAACAAAAGAGGCGTAAGATGGCAGATATTACAGATATTAAAGCAATATTATATACAGAAAAGACAATCGAGCTTCAAGAAAATGGTGTAATCGTTGTTCAAACTAGTCCAAGAATGACTAAAAACGGTTTAAAAGAAGTATTTAAAGAGTATTTTGGAGTAACACCTTCAAAAATCAATTCTTTAAGACAAAGTGGTAAAGTGAAAAGATTTAGAGGAAGACCTGGTAGAAGACCTGACTTCAAAAAATTCTATGTTACATTACCTGAAGGCGCTGAAATAGCGAACCTATCAGCTTAAGGAGTATAGAAGATGGCAATTAAAAAATTTAGACCAATAACTCCTGCTAGAAGATTTATGTCTGTTATGGACACTTCTGATATTACTTCTAAACCAACAGTAAGATCTTTACTTGTAAAAGTTAAAGCTAATGCTGGTAGAAATAATAACGGTAGAATTACTTCAAGACACAAAGAAGCAGGTGCTAAAAAATTATATAGAATTATTGATTTCAAAAGAAACAAATTTGGTGTAGAAGGAACTGTATCAACTATTGAGTACGATCCATACAGAAACTGTAGAATTTGTTTAGTTACTTATTTAGATGGAGATAAAAGATATATTATTCAACCATCTGGATTAAAAGTTGGAGATAAAGTACAAGCTGCTGAGTCAGGACTTGATATTATCCCAGGTAATGCAATGAGACTTCAATCTATTCCTGTAGGTACTATGGTTCATAATGTTGAACTTAAACCTGGAAAAGGTGCACAATTTGCAAGATCTGCTGGTGCTTATGCTCAAATCATGGGTAGAGAAGGTAAATATATTATCTTAAGAATGCCTTCTGGTGAAATGAGAAAAATTTTAGGTGTTTGTATGGCAACAATTGGTGTTGTTGGAAATGAAGATTTTTCAAACATGGTAGTAGGTAAAGCTGGTAGAACTAGACACCTTGGTATTAGACCACAAACTAGAGGTTCTGCAATGAACCCAATTGATCACCCTCATGGTGGTGGTGAAGGTAAAACTAACTCAGGAAGACATCCAGTTACTCCTTGGGGTATGCCAACTAAAGGTTATAAAACTAGAAAGAAAAAAGCTAGTGACAAATTAATCATTTCAAAAAGAAAGAAGTAAGGGTTTAAGATGGCAAGATCAATAAAAAAAGGTCCATTTGTAGACGCACACTTAATGAAAAAAGTTATCAAAGCTACTGAAGCTAATGATAAAAAACCAATTAAAACATGGTCAAGAAGATCAATGGTTTTACCTGATATGATTGGTTTAACATTTAATGTGCATAATGGTAGAAACTTTGTACCAGTTTTAATTACAGAAAACCATGTTGGTTACAAATTAGGTGAATTTGCTCCAACTAGAACATTTAAAGGGCACAAAGGTTCTGTGCAAAGAAAGGTGTAATGATGGGAAAAGCAGTATTAAAATTTATTAGACTTTCTCCAACTAAAGCTAGACTTATTGCTAGAGAAGTACAAGGGATGAATGCTGAGTATGCAATTGCATCTTTAGAGTTTACTCCTAACAAAGCGGCTGGTGTTATTTCAAAAGTTATTGCTTCGGCTGTAGCAAATGCTGGTTTAGAACCAGAAGACGCAGTTATTACAAGTGCAAGAGTTGATAAAGGTCCTGTACTTAAAAGATATACACCTAGAGCAAGAGGTAGTGCATCACCAAAACATAGACCAACTGCACACATTATGATTGAAGTAGCGGCTGCTGAAAAAGGAGACAAGTAATGGGTCAAAAAGTTAATCCAATAGGTTTAAGATTAGGTATCAATAGAAACTGGGAATCTAGATGGTTTCCTAAATTTTCAAATATGCCTGCTAACGTTGCTGAAGATGATAAAATCAGAAAATACGTTAAAAAAGAGTTATACTATGCTGGTGTTGCTCAAACAATCGTTGAAAGAACTGCAAAAAAAGTTAGAGTTACTATCGTTGCAGCTAGACCTGGTATCATCATTGGTAAAAAAGGTGCTGACGTTGAAAAATTAAAAAACAATCTTTCTGCTTTAGTTGGTAAAGAGATTGCTGTTAATATTAAAGAAGAGAGAAAACCACAACTTTCTGGTCAACTTTCTGCTGAAAACGTTGCGCAACAATTAGAAAGAAGAGTTGCATTTAGAAGAGCTATGAAAAGAGTTATGCAAAATGCTCTTAAATCTGGTGCTAAAGGTATTAAAGTTTCTGTTTCTGGTAGACTTGGTGGAGCTGAAATGGCTAGAACTGAGTGGTACTTAGAGGGTAGAGTTCCTTTACATACTTTAAGAGCTAGAATTGATTATGGTTTTGCAGAAGCTCATACAACTTATGGTTGTATTGGTATTAAAGTTTGGATCTTCAAAGGTGAGGTACTTGCTAAAGGTATTCCTGCTGAAAAAGATACTGCTTCTAAACCACAAAAAAGAAGACCAGCTAAAAGAAGAGGTAAGTAATCATGTTAATGCCTAAAAGAATGAAATACAGAAAATACCAAAAAGGTAGAAACAGAGGTAAGGCTCATAGAGGTAACTCTTTAGCTTACGGTGAATTTGGTATTAAAGCTTTAGAGCACGGAAGAATTGATTCAAGACAAATCGAAGCTGCCAGAATTGCAATGACAAGAGCAATTAAAAGACAAGGTAAAGTTTGGATTATGGTATTCCCAGATAAACCACTTACTGCTAAACCACTTGAAACAAGAATGGGTAAAGGTAAAGGTGCTATCGATAAATGGGTTATGAATATTAAGCCAGGTAGAGTATGCTTCGAGATGGCAGGTGTTGCTGAAGGATTAGCAAAAGACGCTTTAGCTTTAGCACAACATAAGTTACCATTCAAAACTAAAATTGTAAGTAGAGAAAGTGAAAATGAATTATTCTGATTTAAATGAGAAAAGCTTACAAGAGCTAAATGAGTTATTAAAAGAGAAAAAGGTGCTTCTTTTTGAATTAAAAGCTAAGCTAAAAACTATGCAGTTAACTAATACTTCTGAATTAAGAGCGTGCAAAAAAGATATCGCTAAAATTCAAACAGCTATAACTGCTGCAAAAGCTAACTAAGGATCTAACGTATGACACATAAAAGAGAGATTCAAGGTGTAGTGGTAAAAAAAGCTGGAGATAAAACAGCATCTGTATTAGTTACAAGATACGTTTTACACCCAAAATACCACAAGACTGTAAAGAGATTTAAAAAATACTTAGTTCATGATGAAAGAAACGAATTAAATGAAGGTGATACTGTAATCGCTGTTGAGTGTAGACCTTTATCAAAAACAAAATCTTTCAGATTAAAGAAAATTGTAGCTACAGGAGTTAAATAATGATTCAAAGTTTTACTAGATTAAATGTAGCTGATAACACTGGTGCTAAAGAGATCATGTGTATTAAAGTTTTAGGTGGGTCTAAAAGAAGATATGCATCTGTAGGTGACGTTATTGTTGCTTCTGTTAAAAAAGCTTTACCAACTGGTAAAGTTAAAAAAGGTGCTGTTGTTAAAGCTGTTGTTGTAAGAACTCACAAAGAAGTTCAAAGAGAAAACGGGTCTTTAATTAGATTTGACGACAATGCTGCAGTTATCCTTGATGCTAAAAAAGATCCAATTGGAACAAGAATTTTTGGACCAGTTGCAAGAGAAGTTAGATACGCAGGTTTCATGAAAATTGTTTCACTTGCTCCGGAGGTACTATAATGGCTGTTAAGTTAAAAATCAAAAAAGGTGATACTGTAAAAATTATCGCTGGTGATGATAAAGGTAAAACTGGAGAAGTTTTAGCTGTTATCCCTTCAACAAGACAAGTAATTGTTAAAGATTGTAAAGTAGCTAAAAAAACAGTTAAACCTGATCAAGAGAAAAACCCAGAAGGTGGTTTTGTAAACAAAGAGATGCCTATTGATATCTCAAATGTAGCAAAAGTAGAAGGTGAGTAAGATGGCAGCAAGATTATTAGAAAGATATAATGCAGAAATCAAACCAACTTTAGAATCAGAGTTTCCTAAAAACAAAATGTTAACTGCTAAGTTAGAAAAAGTAGTTATCTCTGTTGGTGCTGGTGAAGCTATGAAAGATAGTAAATTAATGCAAAACATTCAAGATACTATCTCTTTAATCTCTGGTCAAAGAGCAGTTCAAGTTATTGCTAAGAAATCAGTTGCTGGTTTTAAAGTAAGAGAAGGTTCTCCTGTTGGTGTTAAAGTAACTCTTAGAGGTGAAAGAATGTATGAATTTTTAGATAAATTATGTTCAATCGCATTACCAAGAGTAAAAGACTTTAGAGGTTTAAATAGAAACGGTTTTGATGGTAGAGGTAACTTCAACTTTGGTTTAGATGAGCAATTAATGTTCCCAGAAGTTGTGTATGATAACATTATCAAAACACATGGTATGAATATTTCAATTTCAACATCTGCTGATAACGATCAAGAAGCTTACAGATTATTAGAGCTTGTTGGAGTTCCATTTACTAAAGGAAGAGCGTAATGGCAAAGAAATCTATGATTGCTAAACAAAAGAGAACTCCTAAGTTCTCTTCAAGAGCATATACAAGATGTTCAGTATGTGGTAGACCACATTCAGTATACAGAGATTTTGGTCTTTGTAGAGTTTGTTTAAGAAAAATGGCTAACGAGGGATTACTTCCTGGCGTTAAAAAATCTAGTTGGTAGGAGAATAAAAGCTATGATGAATGATTTAATCGCAGATGCTTTAACTAGAATTAGAAATGCTGCACTTAGAAAATTAGAAGTTGCAACATTATTACATTCTAATACAGTAGTTGGAATCTTGACAGTACTTGAAAAGAAAGAGTACATTGAAGGATTCAAAGTAGTTGATGGTGAAAACAATAAAAAAACAGTACAAGTTACATTAAAATATGATGATAACGAAAAATCTGTAATCAACGAGTTAACAAGAGTTTCAACTCCAGGAAGAAGAGTTTATAAAAACGCTTCTGAAATCAAAAGTTTCAAAAATGGATATGGTACAATCATTGTTTCTACAAACAAGGGTGTAATTGCTAACGATGAAGCATATGCTGCAAACGTTGGTGGTGAAGTACTATGTACAGTATGGTAGGAGAGTGTAATGTCTAGAATTGGAAAAAAACCTATCGCAATTCCATCAGGTGTAGAAGTTACAGTTGATGGTACAGTAGTAACAGTTAAAAAAGGGAATAAAGCTATTCCAGTAGAAACTCACGGAAGAGTTGGTGTTAAAATTGAAGACAATAATGTTGTTTTAGATAGAATTGGTGAAGATAAAGAATCTTCAGCTTTCTGGGGAACATACAGAGCTTTAATCAATAATGCTGTAACTGGTTTATCAGAAGGATTTACTAAATCTTTAGAAATTAACGGTGTTGGTTATAGAGCAGCTGTTAAAGGGAAAGTATTAGAGTTACAATTAGGTTATTCACACCCTATTAACTATGATATTCAAGATGGATTAGAAATTTCTGTTGAGAAAAACATTATTCACGTAAAAGGTGCTGACAAACAACAAGTTGGTCAAGCTGCTGCAATTATTAGAGGCTTTAGAAAACCTGAACCATATAAAGGTAAAGGTGTTAAATATACTGACGAGCATATCGTTAGAAAAGCTGGTAAAACTGCTAAGAAATAAGGTGTGAAATATGAGTAGAGCAAAAGATATAGCAAAAAAGAACTCTTTAAGAGCAATCAGAAAAAAAAGAGTTAGAGGAAATATAGCTAAAGGTACTGCACAAACACCTAGAGTAACTGTATTTAAATCAAATAAATATTTAAGTGCACAAGCAATTGATGACGTTGCAGGTGTTACATTAGCAGCAGTTAATTCTAAAACATTAGGACTAAGTGTTAGTAAAGATAACGCAGTTAAAGTTGCAGCACAGTTTGCTGAGAGCTTAAAAGCTGCTGGTATTGAAGCAGTAATATTTGATAGAAATGGATACCTTTATCATGGTGTAGTTGCAGCATTCGCTGACGCACTTAGAGATAATGGTATTAAATTATAAGGGTTAATGATGGCAGCAGTAAATAGAGAAGATTTTCAAGAAGCAATCGTTAAAATCGGAAGAGTAACAAAAGTTGTAAAAGGTGGTAGAAGATTTAGATTTACAGCTTTAGTTGTTGTTGGAGATAAAAACGGTACAGTTGGGTTTGGTACAGGAAAAGCAAAAGAGGTTCCTGATGCAATTAAAAAAGCATTAGATGATGCATTTAAATCTTTAGTAAAAGTTAACATTCATGGGACAACAATTGCTCATGATATTGAACATAAATATAATTCAAGTAAAATTTTATTAAAACCAGCATCAGAAGGTACAGGGCTTATCGCAGGTGGTGCGGCAAGACCAGTTCTAGAACTTTCTGGAGTTAAAGATATTATTGCAAAATCTTTAGGTTCAAATAATCCAAACAACCTTGTACAAGCTACAGTTGAAGCATTAGCAAGAATTAAAGGATAATTGATGGCATTAGATAACTTACAACCAGCAACTGGTAGTACAAAAAATGTTAAAAGAGTAGGTAGAGGTCAAGGTTCAGGTATGGGTAAGACTTCTACAAGAGGTCAAAAAGGTCAAAAATCTAGATCTGGATACAAAATTAAAAGAGGTTTTGAGGGTGGTCAACAACCATTACAAAAAAGACTTCCAAAAATTGGATTCTTTTCTAGAGTATCTAAACCTTACTCTATCAATGTAGATAAAGTAAAGCAAGTGGCAGCACTTGAAGAAATTACAGTTGAAACAATTAAATCTGTATATAAACTTTCAAAAAGAGTTACAAAAGTGAAATTAGTTGGTTCAGCTGCTAAAGATTTAGCATCTAAAATTAAAGACGAAAACGTAACAACTACTGGAAAATAATTATGAGTAAAGATCTAATAAATAAGATTCTTATTACATTAGGCTTTATTCTTCTTTACAGGTTACTGGCTTATGTGCCAGTACCTGGAGTAAATATTGATGTAGTTAAAGAATTCTTCGATTCAAATGCAAACAATGCATTAGGTCTTGTGAATATGTTTAGTGGTAATGCAGTGGAAAGACTGTCTATTATCTCACTAGGTATTATGCCTTACATTACAGCTTCAATTATTATGGAGCTTCTAGCAGCAACATTCCCAGCACTTGGTAAAATGAAAAAAGAAAGAGATGGTATGCAAAAATATATGCAAATCATCAGATATGCAACTATTGTAATTACATTAATTCAATCTGTAGGTGTATCTATGGGTCTAAATTCATTAACAGGTCAAAGTGGAGAAAGTGCAATATCAATTGATATGAACACATTTGTAGCTGTTTCTTCAATTTCTATGTTAACTGGTACTATGCTTCTTATGTGGATTGGTGAACAAATCACACAAAAAGGTATTGGTAATGGTATTTCATTAATTATCTTCGCAGGTATCGTTTCGGCTATTCCTGGAGCAATTGGTGGTACTGTAGATTTAGTTAATAATGGACAAATGAACTTCTTAACTGTAATAGCAATTTTAGTAATTGTATTAGCTACTGTTGGTGCAATTATTTATGTTGAGTTAGGTGAAAGAAGAGTTCCAGTTTCATACTCAAGAAAAGTTATGATGCAAAATCAAAACAAAAGAGTTATGAATTATATTCCAATCAAAGTAAACTTGTCAGGTGTAATCCCTGCAATTTTTGCATCAGCTATTTTAATGTTCCCAGCTACTGTTTTACAAGGTAGTCAAAACAAAATTTTACTTGCAGTTGCAGACTTTTTAAGTCCAACTTCATACACATTTAACTTTTTAATGTTCCTTTTTGTAGTTTTCTTTGCATTCTTCTATGCATCAATTACTTTTAATGCAAAAGATATTTCAGAAAACTTAAAGAAACAAGGTGGATTTATTCCAGGAGTTAGACCTGGTGAATCAACTGCAAATTTCTTAAATGATGTAGCAAGTAAACTTACACTTTGGGGAGCTGTTTATTTAGGACTTATTTCAACTGTGCCTTGGCTTTTAGTAAAAGCTATGGGAGTACCATTCTATTTTGGTGGTGTAGCAGTTCTTATCGTTGTTCAAGTTGCAATTGATACAATGAGAAAAATTG is a window of Halarcobacter sp. DNA encoding:
- the rpsH gene encoding 30S ribosomal protein S8: MMNDLIADALTRIRNAALRKLEVATLLHSNTVVGILTVLEKKEYIEGFKVVDGENNKKTVQVTLKYDDNEKSVINELTRVSTPGRRVYKNASEIKSFKNGYGTIIVSTNKGVIANDEAYAANVGGEVLCTVW
- the rplF gene encoding 50S ribosomal protein L6, whose protein sequence is MSRIGKKPIAIPSGVEVTVDGTVVTVKKGNKAIPVETHGRVGVKIEDNNVVLDRIGEDKESSAFWGTYRALINNAVTGLSEGFTKSLEINGVGYRAAVKGKVLELQLGYSHPINYDIQDGLEISVEKNIIHVKGADKQQVGQAAAIIRGFRKPEPYKGKGVKYTDEHIVRKAGKTAKK
- the rplR gene encoding 50S ribosomal protein L18 is translated as MSRAKDIAKKNSLRAIRKKRVRGNIAKGTAQTPRVTVFKSNKYLSAQAIDDVAGVTLAAVNSKTLGLSVSKDNAVKVAAQFAESLKAAGIEAVIFDRNGYLYHGVVAAFADALRDNGIKL
- the rpsE gene encoding 30S ribosomal protein S5, which translates into the protein MAAVNREDFQEAIVKIGRVTKVVKGGRRFRFTALVVVGDKNGTVGFGTGKAKEVPDAIKKALDDAFKSLVKVNIHGTTIAHDIEHKYNSSKILLKPASEGTGLIAGGAARPVLELSGVKDIIAKSLGSNNPNNLVQATVEALARIKG
- the rplO gene encoding 50S ribosomal protein L15; its protein translation is MALDNLQPATGSTKNVKRVGRGQGSGMGKTSTRGQKGQKSRSGYKIKRGFEGGQQPLQKRLPKIGFFSRVSKPYSINVDKVKQVAALEEITVETIKSVYKLSKRVTKVKLVGSAAKDLASKIKDENVTTTGK
- the secY gene encoding preprotein translocase subunit SecY yields the protein MSKDLINKILITLGFILLYRLLAYVPVPGVNIDVVKEFFDSNANNALGLVNMFSGNAVERLSIISLGIMPYITASIIMELLAATFPALGKMKKERDGMQKYMQIIRYATIVITLIQSVGVSMGLNSLTGQSGESAISIDMNTFVAVSSISMLTGTMLLMWIGEQITQKGIGNGISLIIFAGIVSAIPGAIGGTVDLVNNGQMNFLTVIAILVIVLATVGAIIYVELGERRVPVSYSRKVMMQNQNKRVMNYIPIKVNLSGVIPAIFASAILMFPATVLQGSQNKILLAVADFLSPTSYTFNFLMFLFVVFFAFFYASITFNAKDISENLKKQGGFIPGVRPGESTANFLNDVASKLTLWGAVYLGLISTVPWLLVKAMGVPFYFGGVAVLIVVQVAIDTMRKIEAQQYMNKYQTLSAVGL